A window of Phycodurus eques isolate BA_2022a chromosome 5, UOR_Pequ_1.1, whole genome shotgun sequence contains these coding sequences:
- the mapk12a gene encoding mitogen-activated protein kinase 12 isoform X2 produces the protein MIFVITSLHFIIWPAKIMSRRVRPGYHRQEINKTSWEVPDRYRDLKQVGTGAYGTVCSAMDVRTRTRVAIKKLYRPFQSELFAKRAYRELRLLKHMKHENVIGLSDVFTADLSLDKLNDFYLVMPFMGTDLGKLMKLQRLSEEKIQYLVYQILKGLKYIHSAGIIHRDLKPGNLAVNQDCELKILDFGLARQADSEMTGYVVTRWYRAPEVILSWMHYSQTVDIWSVGCIMAEMLQGKPLFKGSDHLNQLTEIMKITGTPTQEFIAELQSDDAKSYIQSLKKVEKKDLHKVFSDANPQAVSVLEHMLLLEPESRATAADALLLPYFTEFREPEEETEAQPYDHSLDNTELPLEQWKRHTFTEILTFNPVVPESKETSL, from the exons ATGATCTTCGTAATAACTTCCCTGCACTTCATCATCTGGCCTGCCAAAAT AATGTCTCGACGCGTCAGACCGGGGTACCATCGGCAGGAAATCAACAAAACCTCGTGGGAGGTACCGGATAGGTACCGTGATCTGAAGCAAGTGGGGACCGGAGCGTACGGGACCGTGTG TTCAGCAATGGACGTCAGAACCCGAACCAGAGTGGCCATCAAGAAGCTGTATCGGCCATTCCAGTCCGAGCTGTTCGCCAAACGAGCCTACAGGGAGCTGAGGCTCCTCAAACACATGAAGCATGAAAAT GTGATCGGTCTCTCAGATGTGTTCACGGCGGACCTCTCGTTGGATAAATTGAATGATTT TTACCTTGTGATGCCGTTCATGGGGACGGACCTGGGCAAACTGATGAAGCTGCAGAGGCTGTCTGAAGAAAAAATCCAGTATTTGGTCTATCAGATCCTCAAAGGGCTCAAG tatattcactCTGCTGGTATCATTCACAGG GACCTCAAACCAGGAAATCTTGCTGTCAACCAAGATTGTGAGCTCAAG ATCTTGGACTTTGGTTTGGCACGTCAGGCTGACAGTGAGATGACAGGCTACGTGGTGACTCGGTGGTACCGAGCCCCAGAGGTCATCTTGAGCTGGATGCACTACAGCCAGACCG TGGATATTTGGTCAGTAGGCTGCATCATGGCAGAGATGCTACAAGGGAAACCTCTTTTCAAAGGCAGCGACC ACCTTAATCAGCTGACTGAGATCATGAAGATCACAGGAACACCAACTCAGGAATTCATAGCAGAACTACAATCAGACGAC GCCAAAAGCTACATCCAAAGTCTcaaaaaagtggaaaagaaagacCTTCACAAAGTGTTCTCCGATGCCAATCCACAAG CGGTGTCAGTGTTGGAGCATATGTTATTACTGGAGCCGGAAAGCAGGGCCACAGCGGCGGATGCCCTCTTGCTGCCGTACTTCACGGAGTTTCGGGAACCCGAGGAGGAGACGGAAGCTCAGCCGTACGACCACTCGCTGGACAACACGGAGCTGCCCCTGGAGCAGTGGAAAC GTCACACCTTCACAGAGATCTTAACCTTCAATCCTGTTGTGCCAGAATCCAAGGAAACATCTCTGTAA
- the mapk12a gene encoding mitogen-activated protein kinase 12 isoform X1 gives MSRRVRPGYHRQEINKTSWEVPDRYRDLKQVGTGAYGTVCSAMDVRTRTRVAIKKLYRPFQSELFAKRAYRELRLLKHMKHENVIGLSDVFTADLSLDKLNDFYLVMPFMGTDLGKLMKLQRLSEEKIQYLVYQILKGLKYIHSAGIIHRDLKPGNLAVNQDCELKILDFGLARQADSEMTGYVVTRWYRAPEVILSWMHYSQTVDIWSVGCIMAEMLQGKPLFKGSDHHEDHRNTNSGIHSRTTIRRRQKLHPKSQKSGKERPSQSVLRCQSTSGVSVGAYVITGAGKQGHSGGCPLAAVLHGVSGTRGGDGSSAVRPLAGQHGAAPGAVETSHLHRDLNLQSCCARIQGNISVRHKLPTFDRFPPPPQEIRKVFTMLSGVQTCPFDLLAIVCLKLCRTSGT, from the exons ATGTCTCGACGCGTCAGACCGGGGTACCATCGGCAGGAAATCAACAAAACCTCGTGGGAGGTACCGGATAGGTACCGTGATCTGAAGCAAGTGGGGACCGGAGCGTACGGGACCGTGTG TTCAGCAATGGACGTCAGAACCCGAACCAGAGTGGCCATCAAGAAGCTGTATCGGCCATTCCAGTCCGAGCTGTTCGCCAAACGAGCCTACAGGGAGCTGAGGCTCCTCAAACACATGAAGCATGAAAAT GTGATCGGTCTCTCAGATGTGTTCACGGCGGACCTCTCGTTGGATAAATTGAATGATTT TTACCTTGTGATGCCGTTCATGGGGACGGACCTGGGCAAACTGATGAAGCTGCAGAGGCTGTCTGAAGAAAAAATCCAGTATTTGGTCTATCAGATCCTCAAAGGGCTCAAG tatattcactCTGCTGGTATCATTCACAGG GACCTCAAACCAGGAAATCTTGCTGTCAACCAAGATTGTGAGCTCAAG ATCTTGGACTTTGGTTTGGCACGTCAGGCTGACAGTGAGATGACAGGCTACGTGGTGACTCGGTGGTACCGAGCCCCAGAGGTCATCTTGAGCTGGATGCACTACAGCCAGACCG TGGATATTTGGTCAGTAGGCTGCATCATGGCAGAGATGCTACAAGGGAAACCTCTTTTCAAAGGCAGCGACC ATCATGAAGATCACAGGAACACCAACTCAGGAATTCATAGCAGAACTACAATCAGACGAC GCCAAAAGCTACATCCAAAGTCTcaaaaaagtggaaaagaaagacCTTCACAAAGTGTTCTCCGATGCCAATCCACAAG CGGTGTCAGTGTTGGAGCATATGTTATTACTGGAGCCGGAAAGCAGGGCCACAGCGGCGGATGCCCTCTTGCTGCCGTACTTCACGGAGTTTCGGGAACCCGAGGAGGAGACGGAAGCTCAGCCGTACGACCACTCGCTGGACAACACGGAGCTGCCCCTGGAGCAGTGGAAAC GTCACACCTTCACAGAGATCTTAACCTTCAATCCTGTTGTGCCAGAATCCAAGGAAACATCTCTGTAAGACACAAGTTGCCCACATTTgatcgtttcccccccccccctcaagaAATAAGGAAAGTCTTCACGATGTTATCAGGGGTTCAAACTTGTCCTTTTGACTTACTAGCCATTGTTTGCTTGAAGTTGTGCAGGACCTCTGGTACTTGA
- the mapk12a gene encoding mitogen-activated protein kinase 12 isoform X3 — protein sequence MSRRVRPGYHRQEINKTSWEVPDRYRDLKQVGTGAYGTVCSAMDVRTRTRVAIKKLYRPFQSELFAKRAYRELRLLKHMKHENVIGLSDVFTADLSLDKLNDFYLVMPFMGTDLGKLMKLQRLSEEKIQYLVYQILKGLKYIHSAGIIHRDLKPGNLAVNQDCELKILDFGLARQADSEMTGYVVTRWYRAPEVILSWMHYSQTVDIWSVGCIMAEMLQGKPLFKGSDHLNQLTEIMKITGTPTQEFIAELQSDDAKSYIQSLKKVEKKDLHKVFSDANPQAVSVLEHMLLLEPESRATAADALLLPYFTEFREPEEETEAQPYDHSLDNTELPLEQWKRHTFTEILTFNPVVPESKETSL from the exons ATGTCTCGACGCGTCAGACCGGGGTACCATCGGCAGGAAATCAACAAAACCTCGTGGGAGGTACCGGATAGGTACCGTGATCTGAAGCAAGTGGGGACCGGAGCGTACGGGACCGTGTG TTCAGCAATGGACGTCAGAACCCGAACCAGAGTGGCCATCAAGAAGCTGTATCGGCCATTCCAGTCCGAGCTGTTCGCCAAACGAGCCTACAGGGAGCTGAGGCTCCTCAAACACATGAAGCATGAAAAT GTGATCGGTCTCTCAGATGTGTTCACGGCGGACCTCTCGTTGGATAAATTGAATGATTT TTACCTTGTGATGCCGTTCATGGGGACGGACCTGGGCAAACTGATGAAGCTGCAGAGGCTGTCTGAAGAAAAAATCCAGTATTTGGTCTATCAGATCCTCAAAGGGCTCAAG tatattcactCTGCTGGTATCATTCACAGG GACCTCAAACCAGGAAATCTTGCTGTCAACCAAGATTGTGAGCTCAAG ATCTTGGACTTTGGTTTGGCACGTCAGGCTGACAGTGAGATGACAGGCTACGTGGTGACTCGGTGGTACCGAGCCCCAGAGGTCATCTTGAGCTGGATGCACTACAGCCAGACCG TGGATATTTGGTCAGTAGGCTGCATCATGGCAGAGATGCTACAAGGGAAACCTCTTTTCAAAGGCAGCGACC ACCTTAATCAGCTGACTGAGATCATGAAGATCACAGGAACACCAACTCAGGAATTCATAGCAGAACTACAATCAGACGAC GCCAAAAGCTACATCCAAAGTCTcaaaaaagtggaaaagaaagacCTTCACAAAGTGTTCTCCGATGCCAATCCACAAG CGGTGTCAGTGTTGGAGCATATGTTATTACTGGAGCCGGAAAGCAGGGCCACAGCGGCGGATGCCCTCTTGCTGCCGTACTTCACGGAGTTTCGGGAACCCGAGGAGGAGACGGAAGCTCAGCCGTACGACCACTCGCTGGACAACACGGAGCTGCCCCTGGAGCAGTGGAAAC GTCACACCTTCACAGAGATCTTAACCTTCAATCCTGTTGTGCCAGAATCCAAGGAAACATCTCTGTAA